A region of Litoribacterium kuwaitense DNA encodes the following proteins:
- a CDS encoding PadR family transcriptional regulator, with product MNKEVVRGSIDLLILSSVKRKDRYGYEIVQYLRKVSEGVFEMKEGTLYPALKRLEKKEWVRSYWTDGDFGRRKYYSLTGKGKTALEERHEEWTRLNDMVVKMIEESGSVIHEK from the coding sequence GTGAATAAAGAAGTTGTTCGCGGGAGTATCGATTTATTAATTTTGTCATCTGTGAAGCGGAAGGACCGTTATGGGTATGAAATCGTGCAGTACTTACGCAAGGTGAGCGAGGGTGTATTTGAAATGAAAGAAGGGACATTGTATCCCGCATTGAAAAGACTGGAGAAAAAAGAGTGGGTGCGGTCTTATTGGACAGATGGTGATTTTGGTCGACGGAAATATTATTCCCTCACCGGGAAAGGGAAAACAGCGCTCGAGGAAAGACACGAGGAATGGACACGGTTAAATGATATGGTCGTGAAAATGATTGAGGAAAGTGGATCAGTCATTCATGAAAAATAA
- a CDS encoding permease prefix domain 1-containing protein, which produces MKNNQLRAYIRRTVEKMNLLPRQKEEVYDEWMDHLQNTAEELRQHGWTNEGAEKEAIRQFGDQHELIPIMEKALTPLPVQWLWPLASSLLLYSFAVFVPTAFAHDQAGIVLFILLNIAAGWIGTCGKRAVLGHNKVIVSASLLFMLLLVSMAHSLSLPQEIVALTWIVQLTLVVFIYLHVLREPKDKKVLVSRKQRYAIHGIQLTIGGVVFYHGLLLSFFGLFWLGSIWPIVTFGGGLIFLWGLLYWIQWKALAHHPKVAWSLCGLSMLVVTSYSLLLLI; this is translated from the coding sequence ATGAAAAATAATCAATTACGCGCGTATATTCGACGTACTGTAGAAAAAATGAACCTTCTTCCACGACAGAAAGAAGAGGTGTACGACGAATGGATGGATCATTTGCAAAATACGGCTGAAGAGCTACGTCAACACGGTTGGACTAATGAAGGGGCTGAGAAAGAAGCGATTCGGCAATTTGGTGATCAGCATGAGCTTATTCCTATCATGGAAAAAGCGTTGACACCTTTGCCGGTTCAATGGTTATGGCCGCTCGCTTCAAGCTTACTTTTGTATAGCTTTGCTGTATTTGTACCAACTGCTTTTGCCCACGATCAAGCAGGTATCGTCTTATTCATTTTACTTAACATCGCTGCGGGCTGGATCGGCACTTGTGGCAAACGCGCGGTTTTAGGTCACAACAAGGTGATCGTCAGTGCAAGCCTTTTATTCATGCTATTGTTGGTCAGTATGGCTCATTCTTTATCATTGCCACAAGAAATCGTTGCGTTGACTTGGATTGTACAGCTAACTCTGGTCGTATTCATTTATCTTCATGTCCTGCGCGAACCTAAGGACAAAAAGGTACTCGTGTCTCGAAAACAGCGATATGCCATTCATGGTATACAGCTCACAATTGGCGGTGTTGTCTTTTATCATGGGTTGTTGCTCAGCTTTTTTGGCCTTTTCTGGTTAGGATCGATATGGCCGATTGTCACTTTCGGTGGAGGGCTGATCTTCTTATGGGGGCTATTGTATTGGATACAATGGAAAGCTTTAGCTCATCACCCAAAAGTCGCCTGGTCTCTATGCGGGCTGTCTATGCTTGTCGTGACGAGTTATTCTCTATTGCTGTTGATATAA